One window of the Longimicrobiaceae bacterium genome contains the following:
- a CDS encoding AAA family ATPase yields the protein MAILLGILVSAAVLLAGLRIVAQSPPEAPYSAVASALTAGTVEEVVVGESGSRLRVTLSEPLVVGEREASVIDVLVPGRAVTLEDMERWAAAGAQVLVRGESVGSRVGRGVGLALIIGLGVFLLLRVQRGALASRRFRTAPEDRRLTLAQVGGAREARADLADVIAYLSDPARFQAMGARCPKGVLLVGPPGTGKTLLARAVAGESGRPVIIASGSEFTEMYVGVGARRVRDLIKQARAKAPCIVFIDEFDSLGGRRGRPNRSGEEENTLNQLLVEMDGLSGNEGIVWMAATNREDMLDPAVRRPGRFDRVVEVGLPVASDRLEILRIHAARRPMAKDVDLERLAALTVGYSGADLENLLNEAAIIAVQRGNTEITAEDVEQARDKIALGRIRAGVEVSDEERRLVALHEAGHVVTGVIACPQDRLHKVTIEARGRSLGAAHFAPDTDRHLYSRSYLEGILVKALGGRAAEKVFLGEDAVTSGAGADLVHATRVARQMVAEFGMSEEVGLLSASPAAFDGAPSGDLQARIDAAVRSLLSRQMDRAEAIVREHRQAVDALARALVRRLVLEAWEAYSILALHGVEIPGTVLKAASKEGRAAA from the coding sequence GTGGCGATTCTGCTGGGCATCCTTGTCTCCGCAGCGGTTCTGCTGGCGGGCCTACGGATCGTGGCGCAGAGCCCCCCGGAGGCACCGTACTCCGCTGTGGCGTCGGCGCTGACCGCCGGCACCGTCGAAGAGGTGGTGGTGGGCGAAAGCGGATCGCGGCTCAGGGTCACTCTCTCCGAGCCCCTCGTGGTGGGCGAGCGAGAGGCAAGCGTGATCGACGTGCTGGTACCGGGTCGCGCGGTGACGCTGGAGGACATGGAGCGGTGGGCGGCTGCGGGTGCCCAGGTGCTGGTGCGTGGCGAATCGGTCGGAAGTCGGGTGGGGCGAGGCGTGGGGCTGGCGCTGATCATCGGTCTGGGTGTGTTTCTGCTGTTGAGAGTGCAGCGGGGGGCGTTGGCTTCGCGCCGCTTCCGGACCGCGCCTGAGGATCGGAGACTTACGCTGGCGCAGGTGGGAGGAGCGCGCGAGGCGCGAGCCGACCTGGCTGACGTCATTGCGTACCTCTCCGATCCGGCTCGCTTCCAGGCCATGGGTGCGCGCTGCCCGAAGGGTGTGCTCCTCGTCGGCCCGCCCGGCACGGGGAAGACCCTGCTGGCGCGCGCGGTGGCGGGGGAGTCGGGTCGGCCAGTGATCATCGCCTCCGGCTCGGAGTTCACCGAGATGTACGTCGGGGTGGGAGCGCGCCGGGTGCGTGATCTCATCAAGCAGGCGCGGGCCAAGGCGCCGTGCATCGTCTTCATCGACGAGTTCGATTCGCTGGGTGGCCGCCGCGGCCGTCCGAATCGAAGCGGGGAGGAGGAGAACACGCTGAACCAGCTCCTCGTGGAGATGGATGGCCTGAGCGGGAACGAGGGGATCGTCTGGATGGCGGCGACCAACCGCGAGGACATGCTCGATCCCGCCGTGCGGCGGCCGGGCCGCTTCGACCGGGTGGTCGAGGTGGGGCTACCGGTTGCGTCGGACCGACTGGAGATCCTGCGGATCCATGCCGCCCGTCGCCCGATGGCGAAAGACGTGGATCTCGAGCGGCTGGCTGCCCTCACCGTGGGGTATTCCGGGGCGGATCTGGAGAATCTCCTGAACGAAGCGGCCATCATCGCCGTGCAGAGGGGGAACACGGAGATCACCGCCGAGGATGTGGAGCAGGCGCGTGACAAGATCGCGCTCGGGCGGATCCGGGCGGGCGTGGAGGTGAGCGACGAGGAGCGCCGGCTGGTTGCGCTGCACGAGGCGGGGCACGTGGTCACTGGTGTGATCGCCTGCCCGCAGGACCGGCTGCACAAGGTGACGATCGAGGCACGGGGCCGCTCGCTTGGCGCGGCGCACTTCGCTCCGGACACCGACCGCCACCTCTACTCCCGCAGCTACCTGGAGGGTATCCTGGTGAAGGCGCTGGGTGGCCGTGCGGCGGAGAAGGTTTTCTTGGGAGAGGATGCCGTGACCTCCGGGGCCGGCGCCGACCTGGTGCACGCTACCCGGGTCGCGCGACAGATGGTCGCCGAGTTCGGGATGAGCGAAGAGGTGGGCCTGCTCAGTGCGTCGCCTGCGGCCTTCGATGGCGCCCCGAGCGGCGACCTCCAGGCCCGCATCGATGCGGCGGTCCGTTCGCTGCTGAGCCGGCAGATGGACCGAGCGGAAGCGATCGTGCGTGAGCACCGCCAGGCAGTGGACGCCCTGGCCCGGGCGCTGGTGCGTCGTCTCGTGCTGGAGGCGTGGGAGGCTTATTCGATCCTGGCCCTGCACGGGGTAGAGATTCCGGGCACGGTCCTGAAAGCGGCCTCCAAGGAGGGTCGGGCGGCGGCCTGA
- a CDS encoding DinB family protein — MATAELTQRALLEDCARELEKISEEARRLAGSLSEEQLRWVPPDGGWSVAQIFDHLARANGSYLPGIRAAIARQRGDNTARSGAPWKPTLFGRMLVRSLDPSSTRALPAPRIWRPSTEASPRALEAFLESQTAIAELVRDAEAIDLNRARLSSPASRFIRLNVGDAFRVFVVHDWRHLGQVRRVMTRAGFPATG, encoded by the coding sequence GTGGCGACGGCGGAGCTGACGCAGCGCGCGCTACTGGAGGATTGTGCGCGCGAGCTGGAAAAGATCAGCGAGGAGGCGCGCCGTTTGGCCGGGTCGCTGAGCGAGGAGCAGCTGCGCTGGGTTCCGCCCGACGGTGGGTGGAGCGTGGCCCAGATCTTCGATCATCTGGCCAGGGCCAACGGCTCGTACCTGCCGGGGATCCGCGCAGCGATCGCCCGCCAACGCGGCGATAACACCGCCCGCTCCGGCGCGCCGTGGAAGCCTACCCTATTCGGGCGGATGCTGGTCCGCTCGCTCGATCCATCCTCCACCCGGGCACTTCCGGCGCCGCGCATCTGGCGCCCCTCCACCGAGGCCTCTCCGCGCGCCCTGGAGGCCTTCCTCGAGAGCCAGACCGCCATTGCCGAGCTGGTACGCGACGCCGAGGCTATCGACCTCAATCGTGCTCGCCTTTCCTCCCCGGCCAGCCGGTTCATCCGCCTCAACGTCGGTGACGCTTTCCGCGTCTTTGTCGTGCACGACTGGCGACACCTGGGACAGGTCCGGCGCGTGATGACGCGCGCGGGGTTTCCGGCTACTGGCTAG
- a CDS encoding arginase family protein, translating to MLIQLILVDNDSGRTAARMGRGPEQILGGGAAERLRSVGHQVETIRVESRDAFPLEIATGFELARSLARQVRMATRQRRFPIVLAGNCLASLGVVAGYPPGRTGLVWLDAHADLQTPETTASGFLDGMALATILGLCWTRLATSLQGFRPVSAPDVLLLGARDLEEAELRRIEDLGIYWRDARGLRGDYAGVRAALEELGSRVDHVHLHVDLDVLDPEAVAPANAFAAPDGLRLEEVIGLVGDVHALGLGSVTLSSYDPAADPEGRIVDAAISILEAICR from the coding sequence GTGCTCATCCAGCTGATTCTGGTCGACAACGATTCGGGTCGGACGGCAGCCCGCATGGGGCGCGGCCCTGAACAGATCCTGGGGGGTGGCGCGGCCGAGCGACTTCGCTCGGTCGGGCACCAGGTGGAGACGATCCGCGTCGAGTCGCGCGATGCGTTTCCGCTCGAGATCGCCACCGGATTCGAGCTGGCGCGGAGCCTGGCCCGACAGGTCCGGATGGCGACGCGCCAGCGAAGGTTCCCGATCGTGCTGGCCGGCAACTGCCTGGCGTCGCTCGGGGTTGTCGCGGGATATCCTCCCGGGCGCACCGGGCTGGTCTGGCTGGACGCGCACGCGGACCTGCAAACCCCTGAAACGACCGCGAGCGGCTTTCTGGACGGGATGGCGCTCGCCACGATCCTGGGCCTTTGCTGGACGCGCCTCGCGACCTCCCTTCAGGGATTTCGGCCAGTGTCCGCCCCGGACGTGCTCCTGCTCGGTGCTCGCGACCTCGAGGAGGCGGAACTGCGCAGAATCGAGGATCTGGGGATCTACTGGCGGGATGCGCGCGGCTTGCGCGGCGACTATGCCGGCGTCAGGGCGGCCCTGGAGGAGCTCGGCAGCAGGGTCGATCACGTGCACCTGCACGTCGACCTGGACGTGCTCGATCCGGAGGCCGTCGCTCCGGCGAACGCCTTCGCCGCGCCTGACGGTCTGCGGCTGGAGGAAGTGATCGGCTTGGTCGGGGACGTCCACGCCCTCGGGCTGGGTTCTGTGACCCTGTCGTCCTACGATCCCGCCGCCGATCCTGAGGGTCGCATCGTGGACGCAGCGATTTCGATTCTGGAAGCCATCTGCCGGTGA
- a CDS encoding DinB family protein has protein sequence MAMPFALTPPEAGEFAPSFGRYIDMVRGSDLREVLASQPDALRATGAGLSEGEALRRYAEGKWSVKEVVGHLNDTERVFSYRALRIARGDATPLPAFDENAYVEMAGFDRRPLGDLIDEFETVRRQTLSLLAGLDEEGWRRIGVASGKPISTRALFYITAGHARHHLRLLESRYGLRIPDSERGVTADPPYETAG, from the coding sequence ATGGCCATGCCCTTCGCGCTGACCCCTCCCGAAGCGGGCGAGTTCGCGCCATCCTTCGGCCGCTACATCGACATGGTTCGCGGCTCCGACCTGCGCGAGGTCCTGGCCTCGCAGCCCGACGCCCTGCGAGCGACGGGGGCCGGCCTGTCGGAAGGCGAAGCCCTCCGTCGCTACGCGGAGGGGAAGTGGAGCGTGAAAGAAGTAGTCGGTCACCTCAACGACACCGAGCGCGTCTTCTCCTACCGCGCCTTGCGCATCGCCCGGGGCGACGCCACTCCGCTGCCCGCCTTCGATGAGAACGCCTACGTGGAAATGGCCGGGTTCGACCGCCGCCCGCTGGGTGACCTCATCGACGAGTTTGAGACGGTACGCCGGCAGACGCTGTCGCTCCTCGCCGGGCTCGACGAGGAGGGCTGGCGCCGCATCGGGGTCGCGAGCGGAAAGCCCATCAGCACCCGCGCGCTCTTCTACATCACCGCCGGGCACGCTCGCCATCACCTGCGCCTGCTCGAAAGCCGCTACGGGCTGCGAATTCCCGACAGCGAACGCGGAGTCACGGCGGATCCGCCCTACGAGACGGCCGGATAA
- a CDS encoding RtcB family protein: MSVVRDPTAEVHTRGTEVPDLRQLDEYRWVIPRQGKMRVEGLIYADRVLIEDIRRDPAVQQVANVACLPGIVGRSLAMPDIHWGYGFAIGGVAAFDPEQGGVVSPGGVGYDINCGVRLLRSDLTEQEVRPRLEALMNQIMRDVPAGVGSHYRGFELSDAEVRAVLVEGAGWAVRRGFGTTDDLAHIEGGGALPGADPEQVSPRALERGRDQLGTVGSGNHFIEVGCVDEVYDAAAAERLRLQPGTVTVLIHSGSRGLGYQVCDDFLHTMMQAAVRYGIELPDRQLACAPLDSPEAQRYLGAMNAAANFAFGNRQMMAYRVREAFARVFERPWEELGISLVYDVAHNIAKWETHEVDGQARRLCVHRKGATRAFPPGHLEVPEAYRKLGQPVLIPGDMARYSFVLVGTETGYRETFGSTCHGAGRRMSRNQAKKAVRGRNLRDEFRQRGVEVRAASFATVAEEIPEAYKDVAEVVEVVHRAGIARKVARLKPLGVLKG, from the coding sequence ATGAGCGTGGTTCGCGATCCGACGGCGGAAGTCCACACCCGTGGCACGGAGGTGCCTGACCTGCGGCAGCTCGACGAGTATCGGTGGGTGATCCCCCGGCAGGGGAAGATGCGGGTGGAGGGGTTGATCTACGCCGATCGGGTGCTCATCGAAGACATCCGCCGCGACCCGGCGGTGCAGCAGGTCGCCAACGTCGCCTGCCTGCCGGGCATCGTGGGGCGCTCGCTCGCCATGCCGGACATCCACTGGGGGTACGGCTTCGCCATCGGCGGGGTGGCGGCTTTCGACCCGGAGCAGGGCGGTGTGGTGAGCCCGGGCGGCGTCGGCTACGACATCAACTGCGGCGTGCGTTTGCTGCGCTCGGATCTCACGGAGCAGGAGGTGCGACCCCGGCTAGAGGCGCTCATGAACCAGATCATGCGCGACGTTCCGGCCGGCGTGGGCAGCCACTACCGCGGATTCGAGCTGAGCGACGCGGAGGTGCGGGCGGTACTGGTGGAGGGGGCCGGCTGGGCCGTCAGGCGGGGCTTCGGCACAACGGACGACCTGGCCCACATCGAAGGGGGCGGTGCGCTTCCTGGCGCCGATCCCGAGCAGGTGAGCCCCCGCGCGCTGGAACGGGGGCGCGACCAACTCGGGACAGTGGGATCGGGCAACCACTTCATCGAGGTGGGGTGCGTGGACGAGGTCTACGATGCGGCGGCCGCCGAGCGCCTCCGCCTGCAGCCCGGCACAGTCACGGTTCTGATCCATTCCGGCTCCCGAGGACTCGGCTACCAGGTCTGCGACGACTTCCTCCACACGATGATGCAGGCGGCGGTACGCTACGGGATCGAGCTTCCCGACCGGCAGCTCGCCTGCGCGCCGCTGGACTCCCCGGAGGCGCAGCGCTACCTGGGGGCGATGAACGCCGCCGCCAATTTCGCCTTCGGCAACCGCCAGATGATGGCGTACCGCGTCCGCGAGGCCTTCGCGCGCGTCTTCGAGCGACCGTGGGAGGAGCTGGGGATCTCGCTGGTCTACGACGTGGCGCACAACATCGCCAAGTGGGAGACGCACGAGGTAGACGGGCAGGCTCGCCGCCTCTGCGTGCACCGTAAGGGGGCCACCCGGGCTTTCCCGCCGGGCCACCTCGAGGTCCCGGAGGCGTACCGCAAGCTGGGGCAGCCGGTCCTGATCCCCGGCGATATGGCGCGCTACTCCTTTGTGCTGGTGGGAACCGAGACGGGCTATCGAGAGACCTTCGGCTCCACCTGCCACGGGGCCGGCCGCCGCATGAGCCGTAACCAGGCGAAGAAAGCCGTGAGGGGTCGCAACCTGCGCGACGAGTTCCGCCAACGCGGCGTCGAAGTGCGCGCCGCCTCCTTCGCCACGGTGGCCGAGGAGATACCGGAGGCCTACAAGGACGTAGCCGAGGTGGTAGAGGTGGTGCACCGCGCCGGAATTGCCCGCAAAGTCGCGCGCCTGAAGCCCCTGGGGGTGCTCAAAGGCTGA
- a CDS encoding universal stress protein yields MDRHLLVATDGTDEARGALHLALGLVRRGMRSPLVLAVQEPLLLYDVAAPERMAEIQLELERLGMQRLREAVEAQLAELGSKARSWRVKVEVGSPAEVIADTAREHGAALILLGLGQHGRAERWSGGETALRVMQLAHAPVLAAHPEARNLPKRALVAEDFSELSREAGIWALDLLEPGGELHLAHVLRMPPTDAGLMTGDWLDRTLESVRASLEERRRELAATGRATIWTHALQGEPAPELLRLAQRLEVELITAGRHGRGFLGRLLIGSVSTRLVRRAECSVLIVPPRLRAEEDRGG; encoded by the coding sequence ATGGACAGACATCTGCTGGTGGCGACGGACGGCACCGACGAGGCGAGGGGAGCGCTGCACCTGGCGCTCGGCTTGGTTAGAAGAGGCATGCGGTCTCCGCTCGTGCTCGCGGTGCAGGAACCGCTACTGCTCTACGACGTTGCGGCTCCAGAGAGGATGGCCGAAATCCAGCTCGAGCTCGAGCGGCTCGGCATGCAGCGGCTCCGGGAGGCCGTGGAGGCTCAACTTGCCGAACTAGGGAGCAAGGCGCGGAGCTGGAGGGTGAAGGTGGAGGTAGGCTCCCCCGCCGAGGTGATCGCGGACACGGCGCGCGAGCACGGCGCCGCACTGATCCTGCTGGGGTTGGGCCAACATGGTCGCGCCGAGCGCTGGTCCGGCGGAGAGACGGCGCTGCGGGTGATGCAGCTCGCTCATGCCCCGGTACTCGCCGCGCACCCCGAGGCACGGAACCTTCCGAAGCGGGCGCTGGTTGCGGAGGACTTCAGCGAGCTCAGCCGTGAGGCAGGAATCTGGGCGCTCGACCTGCTGGAGCCCGGCGGGGAGCTGCACCTCGCGCACGTCCTGCGGATGCCTCCCACGGATGCCGGGCTGATGACGGGCGACTGGCTGGACCGCACCCTGGAGAGTGTACGGGCGAGTCTGGAGGAGCGTCGGCGGGAGCTCGCGGCCACGGGCAGGGCAACCATCTGGACGCACGCCCTGCAGGGAGAGCCGGCCCCCGAGTTGCTGCGCTTGGCCCAGCGACTCGAGGTGGAGCTCATCACCGCCGGCCGGCATGGCCGCGGATTCCTCGGGCGCCTGCTGATCGGCAGCGTCTCCACCCGGCTGGTGCGCCGTGCGGAGTGCTCGGTGCTGATCGTGCCACCGCGACTCCGAGCGGAGGAAGACAGGGGCGGGTAG
- a CDS encoding Hsp20/alpha crystallin family protein codes for MALVKRNDFPLRGPFQELADLRRRMFQLFEEPFALPTFREQVGWMPDVDIVETDGEIVVKAELPGMNKEDVDVEIDGNVLTLKGEKREEKEEKEKERYLYECNYGAFQRSFTLPTEVNADAVKAEFKNGVLKITLPKTGEPRGKKINIAG; via the coding sequence ATGGCACTGGTGAAACGCAACGATTTCCCGCTACGTGGGCCTTTTCAGGAGTTGGCGGACCTGCGGCGGCGCATGTTCCAACTCTTCGAGGAGCCTTTTGCGCTACCGACGTTCCGCGAGCAGGTGGGCTGGATGCCCGACGTGGACATCGTTGAGACCGACGGGGAAATCGTGGTCAAGGCGGAGCTGCCGGGCATGAACAAGGAGGACGTGGATGTCGAGATCGACGGAAATGTCCTCACCCTCAAAGGGGAGAAACGGGAAGAGAAGGAGGAGAAGGAGAAAGAGCGGTACCTCTACGAGTGCAACTACGGCGCTTTCCAGCGCTCCTTCACGCTGCCTACGGAGGTGAACGCCGACGCCGTGAAAGCCGAGTTCAAGAACGGAGTGTTGAAGATCACGCTCCCCAAGACCGGCGAGCCGCGCGGTAAGAAGATCAACATCGCCGGCTGA